CGCGATATTCTTTGAGCAGCAGGAATTGCTCCGATAGTGGTTAATATGGGCGATGCGTCGCCCACAGTCCAGCAGATTGGTGTACTGTAACGTCAGAAGATGAAAGCAAACATTGTGCCAGGGAATTTGAGGACGCGTGTGGGCAAGCTAACTCCAATTCAAGTTCAACACCTCATTGAAATCGGAGCTTTTCTATGCCAAGTGCGAGAAGAGCAGGGAATTTCATTGGAGCAAGTAACGGCAACCACCTACGTGCCCCTGAGAATGCTGCGGGCCATAGAGTCTGGGCAAATTGATATTTTGCCAGAGGCCGTTTTTGTGCAAGGTTTCATCCGCCGATATGCTGAAGCCCTTGGTCTCGATGGGATTGCAGTCGCCAAACAGTTTCCCGTGAATCCGTCTGCAGTGGAAGTGTCTACGGATCAACCTCCGCCACCCGATCGCTATGAGGTCGCCGAAGAAGCTACAGCACCCGACGATGCCTTTGCGTTGACGCAAACCGTCTTGCCTACCCCGGAAGCCGATCTCGTTGCTCGACGCATGTCGCGGCGATCGCCCTCCCCTGGGTTTCCCCTCTGGCTGGGGCTGGGCACCGGGGCGCTGGTGATCATTGGCATTGGTGTTGCTGTCGGGGTTGCCAATCGTTCATCCTCAGACGCTCCAGAAGCGATCGCTCCCACCACAGAGCCAGAGATCACTGCAGCAGAGCCGCTGGTTGAAGAACCTCCCGAACCCACTCCGCCCCCAGCGACGCCTGCCGTGCCCATTGCTGTCACCCTCACCGCCAGCGAACCGGCTTGGGTGAGCATTACGGTGGATGGCACCACAGACTACGAGGGCACCTTGCCAGCCGGCACCGAGCGCCAATGGGAAGCCCAGCGAGAACTCGTAATCTTCACCGGCAATGCTGGCGGCGTCACCCTGTCTTACAACGGCGGGGAAGCTACTTCCATGGGCGATCGTGGCCAAACAGCAGAAGTCACCTACACGCCGAGTGGCCCCAGCACCGATTAAGCCTCCTTCCTGACCCGCACATGCTATAGCCCATGGGTTTCTAACAAGAAGCTCATGGGCCGTTTGAGTCGCAAGGAACACATTAGCGGCTGGAACGTCGGC
The sequence above is a segment of the Candidatus Obscuribacterales bacterium genome. Coding sequences within it:
- a CDS encoding RodZ domain-containing protein, with the translated sequence MKANIVPGNLRTRVGKLTPIQVQHLIEIGAFLCQVREEQGISLEQVTATTYVPLRMLRAIESGQIDILPEAVFVQGFIRRYAEALGLDGIAVAKQFPVNPSAVEVSTDQPPPPDRYEVAEEATAPDDAFALTQTVLPTPEADLVARRMSRRSPSPGFPLWLGLGTGALVIIGIGVAVGVANRSSSDAPEAIAPTTEPEITAAEPLVEEPPEPTPPPATPAVPIAVTLTASEPAWVSITVDGTTDYEGTLPAGTERQWEAQRELVIFTGNAGGVTLSYNGGEATSMGDRGQTAEVTYTPSGPSTD